The following nucleotide sequence is from Verrucomicrobiota bacterium.
CAAGGCAATCAAGACTGCCGCGAACGATATGATACCGGACACCGGGGAGATCCTTCACACGGCCTCCGCGAACGAGCACGATGGAGTGCTCCTGAAGGTTATGTCCCTCACCGCCGATGTAGGCGATCACTTCCTGGCCGTTGGTGAGGCGAACCTTGGCAACCTTGCGAAGCGCTGAGTTCGGCTTCTTGGGAGTTCGGGTCATCACCTGCACGCAGACGCCACGACGCTGGGGACAATTCACGAGCGCAGGTGATTTGGATTTCACCTTGACCTGTTCGCGGCCCTTACGGACGAGTTGGTTGATGGTTGGCATTGTTAAAAATGAGTGATCCCAATGCTTCTTCGATTGCCGTTCAGCAAAACCATCCCCGTGTTTGTAAAGGAACTGGTCCGCGTCACCACAGAGTCTTTAGGAACTCCGAAGAAGTCGGGAGGTGGGAAAGTAGGGAAACCACGTGAATCTGCAAGAAGATTTTATCATTTCGTCACAGATATTTTCATCGGGAGCGTCGAGCCATAGCAACCGCCCGTTTCACCTGCGAGCTCTTGGTGTAGGATTTCCTTTCCATTTTCGTGCTCCACCTCAGCATTACAAACGGCACCCAGAAGGACTCTGACATCACCCTGCCGGTCACTGGAGGCCCATAATATCTAGCTTTATCAGGAATGAATGCTGGCGTCCTGCACTGTCATTTCTCCGGACGATTCGGCCGTAGGCATATTATTTTTGAGAGCGCCGCCCGACGTTCTGCCACCCGCCGGTAGCCCCAGTCGCTGAGAATGCGAAAAACTGTCACACGCTGATACATTCTCCACGCCACGTTGCCCGCCAAACTACCGCAGAGCGCCATCATTCTGAAGACAGCCTCGGCACCCCGCCTTATCCGCCCATCCACCTCGATCAGGTGAACTGCTCCCATCGGTCGGTCTGGGGGAAACCCATAAGCCTCCCCCTCTCCGTCCTGCACGGCTGAAAACTCCAGACGGCCAATCCCAGCAATGATCCAACGCCGCATCGAAGCAGTGCAAAAGCCGCATTCCCCATCATAAATCACTAGGGGAAGAGGGCGTGGCGGCATGCTCATGCAAACATCTTATCGTGACATGGAGTTCGACGCCAATCATCACGCCAATCCATTCCTCGCGGGTTTTCACTGAGCACTCCTCCGTTGATCTTCATCGGGTCAGACCGATATCGTGAACCGATGCGATTTTCATTTTTCAACTTCTTTCTTCTCCTGCTCTTGATGGAAATTATTCCCACACTTGTTCACGCACAAGCGGCTGAGGAGATCCTTATGGCTGCTCGAATGAGCCCAACGGCAAGACCTGCTTCCCTGCGGGCTCAGATCCGGGGCGAGGAGAAGCCGACACTGTTGCGTATTGGCCTCAAAGACCATGTGATCACCTACGAGTTCAAGGAACCGGAACAAATCCTCCTGCTCAAACTCGAACCCGGAAACACCAGACTTCTGGAGAAAAAGAACGGGGTGTCGCAGACCATCAGCGGCTCCCATCTCAACGATGTCATCAGGGACACCGGTGTCACCTATCAGGATCTCTCCTTGGGATTTCTCTACTGGCCCCGTCCTGTCCTGCAGGGAGAAGATACCATCAAGACCCGACCAGCATGGAAGATCGATCTTCAGGCACCCCCAGGCGAAGAAGCGTATGGCGTCGCCCGTGTCTGGATCGACAAAGATTCCGGCGCCATCCTGCGCATCGAAGGCTATGACAAGAAAGGCCTTCTCCTGCGCCGGTTTGAAATCGTCTCCGCGCAGAAGATCGACGGCCTCTGGATGCTCAAGCAGATGAGGATCGAGAGTTTCAACCCAGGAAATCCGGATCCCATCTCCCGCCGTTACCTCGAGGTACTCGGGAAAGACTCACAAGGATAAAGGGGATGAAGGGGATAAGACTGCAGCAATATTCAGAACTGAGTTTCTAAATGTTTTTCCCAAGATTGCTCCGTCCTATCCCCCTGATGGGCTCTCATGAACTCGGATAATGCCTTAGTTTGATGCACGCGATCATGCCACTTAGCAGGATTTCAATCCCATCACTTTCATCCCCTTCATCCCTGTGCTTTCTCATTACACTTTCTCGGCCGCCGAACTCCCAAAGAGTCCCGAAGGCCTTATCAGCAGAATCACGATCAGGATGCCGAAGGCGATCGCATCCCGGTAAGAGGAGAGAAAAGAGCCCCCTAGCAAACACTCGCTCAGGCCAAGCAGGAGGCCTCCCACAGCAGCTCCAGGCAGACTTCCAATCCCGCCCAGAACGGCCGCCACAAAGGCCTTGATGCCTGGCTGCGTTCCCATGAGCGGTTCGATCGAATGAATATTCATGGCGTAGAGTACGCCGGCAGCACCGGCCAAAGCCGAACCCACGGCAAAGGTCAGAGAGATCACCGCATTGCTGTTCACCCCCATGAGGGCTGCCGCATCACGATTCTGAGAGAGGGCTCTAAGGGCGAGGCCGAAGCGGCTCCGCAGCACA
It contains:
- a CDS encoding outer membrane lipoprotein-sorting protein, translating into MEIIPTLVHAQAAEEILMAARMSPTARPASLRAQIRGEEKPTLLRIGLKDHVITYEFKEPEQILLLKLEPGNTRLLEKKNGVSQTISGSHLNDVIRDTGVTYQDLSLGFLYWPRPVLQGEDTIKTRPAWKIDLQAPPGEEAYGVARVWIDKDSGAILRIEGYDKKGLLLRRFEIVSAQKIDGLWMLKQMRIESFNPGNPDPISRRYLEVLGKDSQG
- the rpsL gene encoding 30S ribosomal protein S12, with protein sequence MPTINQLVRKGREQVKVKSKSPALVNCPQRRGVCVQVMTRTPKKPNSALRKVAKVRLTNGQEVIAYIGGEGHNLQEHSIVLVRGGRVKDLPGVRYHIVRGSLDCLGVDGRRRGRSKYGAKRPKPGEEAKAVKKKK
- a CDS encoding DUF393 domain-containing protein, coding for MSMPPRPLPLVIYDGECGFCTASMRRWIIAGIGRLEFSAVQDGEGEAYGFPPDRPMGAVHLIEVDGRIRRGAEAVFRMMALCGSLAGNVAWRMYQRVTVFRILSDWGYRRVAERRAALSKIICLRPNRPEK